In Nocardioides sp. W7, the genomic stretch CCGCAGCGTCGGGAGATCCTGGTACTGCTGCGGGCGGGTGAGCGGCCGGTGACCGAGCTGGCCCAGGAGCTGGGGATGACCCAGCCGGGAGCGTCCAAACACCTGCGGGTGCTCCGGGAGGTCGGGCTGGTGCGGGACCGCAAGGCGGGCAAGCAGCGCCTGTACGGCCTCGACGCCAACGGGCTGCGACCGGTCCACGAGTGGGCCGGCGGCTTCGAGCGGTTCTGGAAGGAGAGCTTCGACCGGCTGGACGCGTACGTGCAGGACCTGAAGCAGACGAAGGCAGAGGAGTAGCTGATGAGCGCGACGGGACGAGAAGCGC encodes the following:
- a CDS encoding metalloregulator ArsR/SmtB family transcription factor, with protein sequence MARAATTSDVFNAIAEPQRREILVLLRAGERPVTELAQELGMTQPGASKHLRVLREVGLVRDRKAGKQRLYGLDANGLRPVHEWAGGFERFWKESFDRLDAYVQDLKQTKAEE